Proteins encoded in a region of the Vitis riparia cultivar Riparia Gloire de Montpellier isolate 1030 chromosome 7, EGFV_Vit.rip_1.0, whole genome shotgun sequence genome:
- the LOC117918229 gene encoding wee1-like protein kinase produces the protein MKGTLGRFHSEPRLLLVFFPALVGGDGLSRYHTDFHEIEVLKRIDGCMYAVKHSTRPLHQDTERRKALMEVQALAALGSHEMIFSVIVNIFSLEIYLHIAKALQFTHEKGIAHLDVKPDNIYVKDGVYKLGDFGCATLLDRSLSIDEGDARYMPQEILNDKYDHLDNVDMFSLGAAIYELIRGSHLPESRYLFLNLREGKLLLLPGYSLQFQNLLKAMQDPDPVWRPSAKELVENPIFDRLQRNAKTNKQGMEKIMKLQNFWQ, from the exons ATGAAGGGCACCCTAGGAAG ATTTCATTCTGAGCCAAGACTTCTTCTGGT TTTTTTCCCTGCACTTGTTGGTGGAGATGGCCTTTCCCGATATCACACAGATTTCCATGAGATTGAG GTTCTGAAGAGAATTGATGGTTGCATGTATGCAGTGAAACATAGCACAAGACCATTGCATCAAGACACAGAAAG GAGGAAAGCTTTGATGGAAGTTCAAGCTTTGGCAGCTTTAG GATCTCATGAAATGATT TTTTCAGTTATTGTTAACATCTTTTCACTTGAAATTTATCTACACATTGCCAAGGCCTTGCAATTTACACATGAGAAAGGAATAGCTCACCTAGATGTAAAACCTGATAACATTTATGTCAAAGATGGTGTTTACAAACTTGGTGATTTTGGTTGTGCAACTCTTCTTGATAGAAGCCTTTCAATTGATGAAGGTGATGCACGTTATATGCCACAAGAAATCTTGAATGACAAGTATGACCATCTTGACAACGTTGACATGTTCTCCTTGGGAGCTGCTATCTATGAACTTATTAGAGGCTCACATTTGCCTGAATCACGATATTTGTTTTTGAATCTTAGAGAGGGAAAGCTGCTGCTTCTTCCTGGCTATTCTTTGCAATTCCAGAATTTACTCAAG GCAATGCAGGATCCAGATCCAGTTTGGCGGCCTTCAGCTAAAGAACTAGTagaaaatccaatttttgaCAGGCTCCAAAGAAATGCCAAAACGAA TAAACAGGGGATGGAAAAGATTATGAAGTTGCAAAATTTTTGGCAATAG
- the LOC117918587 gene encoding potassium transporter 5-like, translating to MSSDVVNSPDETHDQGLKSKKLSCGELRRMDSLDMETGTVHGQSHHSSRGTKNWSVILHLAFQSIGIVYGDIGTSPLYVYASTFTDGVKHNDDILGVLSLIFYTLTLIPLFKYVLIVLKANDNGGGGTFALYSLICRYAKVGLIPSQQAEDREVSNFRLELPSKRLQMASKLKSKLEKSNFAKLFLLFATMLGTSMVIGDGVLTPCISVLSAVGGIKIALDSMTQDMIVWISVAILVCLFMVQRFGTDKVGYSFAPIICVWFALISGIGVYNFIKFDPTVVKAINPKYIIDYFRRNKKQAWISLGGVVLSITGTEALFADVGHFTVQSIQISMCTITYPALVLAYTGQASFLRKHHEDVGDIFFKSIPHGLYWPMFVVAVSASIIASQAMISGTFSIIQQSLSLGCFPRVKIVHTSTKYEGQVYIPEVNYLLMLACVGVTLGFKTTTKIGNAYGIAVVFVMTLTSSFLVLVMIMIWKTHILLVISYVVVIGSIELLYLSSVLYKFDQGGYLPLAFALVLMTIMYIWNDVYRRKYYYDLDHRISPEMVKELVASTNFSRIPGLAIFYSELVHGIPPIFKHYMENVPALHSVLVFVSIKSLPISKVPMEERFLFRRVNPNNLYVFRCVVRYGYTDVRSEEEPFERLLVERLKEFIREEMMMTPTLTHSNEDMVFGELQNELINGENENEESKRIDEERRQEDVDKDIEAIDRAMQAGVVHLIGEIEVMAKKGSKLGKKVLINVGYNILKKNLRQKEKTFDIPHKRMLKVGMIYEL from the exons ATGTCTTCTGATGTGGTAAACAGCCCTGACGAGACCCATGATCAAGGCCTCAAATCAAAGAAACTCTCATGCGGAGAACTACGTCGTATGGACTCCTTAGACATGGAGACCGGGACTGTCCATGGCCAAAGCCACCATAGCTCCAGG GGCACCAAGAACTGGTCTGTGATACTGCACCTGGCGTTTCAGAGCATTGGAATAGTGTATGGGGACATTGGAACTTCGCCTTTGTACGTGTATGCAAGCACTTTCACTGATGGTGTCAAACATAATGATGATATTCTGGGGGTTCTTTCTCTGATCTTCTACACCCTCACCCTCATCCCTCTCTTCAAGTATGTCTTGATTGTTTTGAAGGCCAACGATAATGGCGGTG GAGGGACATTTGCTTTGTATTCTCTTATATGCCGATATGCCAAGGTGGGGCTGATCCCTAGTCAACAGGCTGAGGACAGAGAAGTCTCCAATTTCCGGTTGGAGCTGCCTAGTAAAAGACTGCAGATGGCATCAAAGCTCAAGTCCAAGCTAGAGAAGAGCAACTTTGCTAAGCTCTTTCTGTTGTTTGCCACAATGCTTGGCACTTCCATGGTGATTGGTGATGGTGTCCTCACTCCTTGCATCTCAG TTTTATCTGCCGTGGGTGGCATCAAGATAGCATTGGATTCAATGACACAAG ATATGATTGTTTGGATATCAGTAGCCATTTTGGTATGCCTCTTCATGGTTCAAAGATTTGGAACTGACAAAGTTGGATACAGTTTTGCTCCAATAATCTGTGTTTGGTTCGCGTTAATTAGCGGCATTGGGGTCTACAACTTCATCAAGTTTGATCCAACAGTTGTTAAAGCCATTAATCCCAAGTACATCATCGATTACTTTAGAAGGAACAAGAAACAAGCCTGGATTTCCCTTGGTGGGGTCGTCCTCTCCATAACAG GGACGGAGGCGCTGTTTGCTGATGTTGGCCACTTCACAGTTCAATCGATACAGATAAGTATGTGCACTATCACATACCCTGCTCTTGTATTGGCATATACTGGTCAAGCCTCTTTTCTTCGGAAACACCATGAGGATGTTGGTGACATTTTCTTTAAGTCCATACCAC ATGGTCTGTACTGGCCGATGTTTGTTGTGGCTGTGTCCGCATCAATCATTGCCAGTCAAGCAATGATTTCCGGGACTTTCTCCATTATCCAGCAGTCGCTCTCGCTGGGGTGCTTTCCTCGGGTGAAGATTGTGCATACATCGACTAAGTATGAAGGGCAAGTATACATTCCTGAGGTCAATTACCTTCTCATGCTGGCTTGTGTAGGGGTCACTCTTGGGTTCAAGACTACCACGAAGATTGGAAATGCATATG GGATTGCGGTGGTGTTCGTGATGACCCTCACCTCATCATTTCTGGTTCTTGTGATGATCATGATCTGGAAAACCCATATCCTACTTGTGATCTCATATGTTGTGGTCATTGGTAGCATTGAGCTTCTGTATCTAAGTTCAGTCCTTTACAAGTTTGATCAAGGCGGGTATCTACCCTTGGCCTTTGCCTTAGTTCTGATGACCATAATGTACATTTGGAATGATGTGTACCGGAGGAAATACTATTATGATCTGGATCACAGGATTTCTCCTGAGATGGTGAAGGAATTAGTAGCGAGCACAAACTTTAGTAGAATACCAGGACTAGCCATCTTCTACTCTGAGCTTGTTCATGGCATCCCGCCCATCTTCAAGCATTACATGGAAAATGTGCCTGCATTGCATTCAGTTCTTGTTTTTGTCTCAATCAAGTCTCTCCCCATAAGCAAGGTTCCAATGGAGGAACGATTCCTCTTCCGCAGGGTAAACCCAAACAATCTTTATGTGTTCCGGTGTGTGGTGCGGTATGGGTACACTGATGTGCGATCCGAGGAAGAGCCTTTTGAGAGATTGCTAGTTGAAAGATTGAAGGAGTTCATAAGAGAAGAGATGATGATGACCCCGACATTAACACACAGTAATGAAGACATGGTTTTTGGAGAGTTGCAAAATGAGTTGATTAATGGCGAGAATgagaatgaagaatcaaagcgaattgatgaagaaagacGCCAAGAGGATGTTGATAAAGATATTGAAGCAATTGATAGAGCGATGCAAGCAGGAGTGGTACACTTGATCGGTGAGATTGAGGTGATGGCGAAGAAAGGCTCCAAATTAGGAAAGAAGGTTTTGATAAATGTTGGCTATAATATCTTGAAGAAGAATTTGAGACAGAAGGAGAAGACGTTCGACATTCCACACAAACGTATGCTGAAAGTGGGAATGATTTATGAGCTTTGA